Proteins co-encoded in one Dendropsophus ebraccatus isolate aDenEbr1 chromosome 9, aDenEbr1.pat, whole genome shotgun sequence genomic window:
- the LOC138800451 gene encoding lysosomal dipeptide transporter MFSD1-like, with protein sequence MAIPAEKAYYRFVVLFFNCLLTFGSYFCFDIPSVLQDQFQGNLTCTNGSSHSNSSESCVEGLGMTPEQYNLLYAIYAWTNALVVIMAGFLIDKLGNRFGLFLFSSLTVVGSSIFALGSHFKGSPYLLPLMLTGRLLFGSGNGSLTIVQNRITAFWFKGKELALAFGLTLSFSRLGSVLNFFLTRRFEDQFGIQWTLWGGTILCVLGLVSAVTVSILDKVGMKQLGLDGTIQEASKKVRVQDIRRLPLRYWLLVLTIMFFYNGIFPFVADASKFIQDKYEGYDQQTASYVAGAVYDSSLVLSAIVGILIDYVGLRGVLAVLCAVLTLPVFALLAFTFVPPLVSTLWLGVTYSFAAASMWPSIPLVVPQATLGTAMGLATSVQMIGIGLSNLIVGRILGTKSSEAKIPLWRWQQMMIFMLANTIACIVTSVTLNIVDKKQGGTLNKMTKRRPQAEQESREESDRTPILNDEEEDERRSIN encoded by the exons ATGGCGATCCCGGCAGAGAAAG cctATTACCGCTTCGTGGTGCTCTTCTTTAATTGTCTGCTGACGTTCGGGTCATATTTCTGCTTTGATATTCCCAGCGTCCTTCAGGACCAGTTTCAGGGG AACCTGACATGTACAAATGGAAGCAGCCATAGTAACAGCAGTGAGAGCTGTGtggaggggctggggatgacccctGAGCAGTATAACCTGTTATATGCCATCTATGCTTGGAC GAACGCCTTGGTGGTTATCATGGCCGGATTCCTCATTGACAAGCTGGGGAACAGAT TCGGCTTGTTCCTGTTTTCCTCCTTGACCGTTGTCGGCTCCTCCATATTCGCCTTGGGATCACATTTTAAAGGAAGTCCCTACCTCCTGCCACTAATGTTGACAGGACGCCTGTTGTTCGGCTCGGGGAATGGATCACTGACAA ttgtACAGAACCGGATCACAGCCTTCTGGTTTAAAGGGAAGGAACTGGCTCTGGCGTTCGGGTTGACCCTGTCTTTCTCAAGGTTGGGCAGCGTTCTCAATTTCTTCCTTACTCGGCGGTTCGAAGATCAGTTTGGAATCCAATGGACTCTTTGGGGAG GAACCATCTTGTGCGTCCTGGGCTTAGTGTCCGCTGTCACTGTCAGTATCCTGGATAAAGTGGGAATGAAGCAGCTCGGACTGGACGGAACAATTCAGGAAGCATCCAAGAAAGTG CGAGTCCAGGACATCCGCCGATTACCGCTACGTTACTGGCTCTTGGTTCTGACTATCATGTTTTTCTACAACGGGATATTTCCTTTTGTGGCCGATGCCAG CAAATTTATCCAAGACAAGTATGAAGGCTACGACCAGCAGACGGCGTCCTATGTGGCCGGGGCTGTGTATGACAGCTCTCTGGTGCTGAGCGCCATTGTTGGGATATTAATT GACTACGTAGGCCTGAGGGGGGTGCTGGCGGTCCTCTGTGCAGTGCTGACGCTGCCAGTGTTTGCCCTGCTGGCATTCACCtttgtcccaccactggtgtccaCTCTATGGCTCGGAGTCACTTACTCCTTCGCTGCG GCGAGCATGTGGCCATCAATCCCTCTTGTGGTCCCACAAGCCACTCTGGGGACCGCTATGGGTCTCGCCACCTCCGTACAGATGATTGGCATTGGACTTTCTAACCTCATCGTTGGCAGAATTCTCGGCACCAAATCCAG TGAAGCAAAGATACCCTTATGGCGATGGCAGCAAATGATGATTTTCATGCTGGCAAATACCATTGCTTGTATCGTCACTTCCGTCACCTTAAATATAGTGGACAAAAAACAG GGAGGCACATTAAACAAAATGACAAAGCGGAGACCTCAGGCGGAACAGGAGTCCCGGGAAGAGTCCGACAGAACCCCGATACtaaatgatgaagaggaggatgagCGGAGGTCTATAAACTAG